A stretch of Faecalibacterium duncaniae DNA encodes these proteins:
- a CDS encoding DUF4315 family protein, producing MAKRLSRIERDIERLKEKISEYQQQLKELEAAKTEQENLQIIQLVRSMNMKPDEFAAFLRSGALNAAPTVTPYHKQEDAANET from the coding sequence ATGGCAAAAAGACTTTCCCGCATTGAGCGCGATATTGAACGGCTCAAAGAAAAAATCTCTGAATACCAGCAGCAGTTGAAAGAGCTGGAAGCTGCAAAGACTGAACAGGAAAACTTGCAGATCATTCAGCTGGTGCGCAGCATGAACATGAAGCCGGACGAGTTCGCAGCTTTCCTGCGCAGCGGTGCGCTGAACGCCGCGCCCACCGTTACCCCGTACCACAAACAGGAGGATGCCGCCAATGAAACCTGA
- a CDS encoding DUF4366 domain-containing protein, with translation MKPDWNRRFAAGLLAILLCLCSFSMPAFASGSDPAPEPLPEIIEEEPTTGGMEPEGVPITPKGNATLVDDFYGDKQLITVTTKAGNYFYILIDRANEDKETSVHFLNQVDDADLLALLDEEPQAAEVCTCTVKCDVGDVNENCPLCEKNLRNCTAPEAVKTDTEAPEEKPKSSMGSLIVLLVLALAGGGAALYYFKFRKPKADTTGHDDLDEYDFGEDEDADEEPAEIEIHSEDGQEDET, from the coding sequence ATGAAACCTGATTGGAACCGCCGTTTTGCAGCTGGGCTGCTGGCCATCCTGCTCTGCCTCTGCTCGTTCTCCATGCCCGCCTTTGCAAGCGGCTCTGACCCGGCCCCGGAACCTCTGCCGGAGATTATCGAAGAAGAACCCACTACGGGCGGCATGGAGCCGGAGGGTGTGCCCATCACGCCCAAGGGCAATGCAACACTGGTGGATGACTTTTACGGCGACAAGCAGCTTATCACCGTGACCACCAAAGCCGGGAATTATTTTTACATCCTGATTGACCGTGCCAACGAGGACAAAGAGACCTCTGTTCACTTCCTGAACCAAGTGGACGATGCCGACTTGCTGGCCCTGCTGGATGAAGAGCCGCAGGCCGCCGAAGTCTGCACCTGCACCGTGAAGTGTGATGTCGGGGATGTCAATGAAAACTGCCCCTTGTGTGAAAAGAACCTGCGCAACTGCACGGCCCCGGAAGCTGTGAAAACTGACACTGAAGCGCCAGAGGAAAAACCGAAGTCCAGCATGGGCAGTCTGATTGTCCTGCTGGTGCTGGCTCTGGCGGGCGGCGGTGCGGCCCTCTATTATTTCAAGTTCCGCAAGCCCAAGGCCGATACCACCGGGCACGATGATCTGGACGAGTACGATTTTGGCGAGGACGAGGATGCAGACGAGGAACCGGCTGAAATCGAGATTCATTCGGAGGACGGACAGGAGGATGAAACATGA
- a CDS encoding C40 family peptidase: MKELQAKAKVTQTMTRDGLVVENQATGTVENVSSREAEQDYSTDAEGKAEKILERAEDIKDGHENKKKAKKAAETAATAESEDGLHRSAARLELTEEERADPALQPYIQKAGAKADKLDAARAALPKKRVPVKEKVYDAASGKAKSTLRFEQQDKGPPSLKPNPASRPLPEALLFAHGKIHEVEHENVGVEGGHKGEELVERQTAKAIRSGIRHHKMKPYKAVEKAERQLMSANAEYFYQKSLRDNPQIAQSASNPISRMWQKRRIKQQYAKAARQAGQAAAQGAAATAENGFRVTKLAAEGGERVAEFAAQNWKAILIVAVFGLLALLLITGLQSCNVMAGTAGTGVTASSYFSKDKDMLGAEKAYAKLEQKLQRYLDTYEATHNYDEYHFYLDEIEHDPYVLISILSALHDGVFTLAEVQGELEMLFEKQYILTETVTMQIRYRTKMMVIIGPYGVPQVITYQEPYEYYICTVKLKNKDLSHLPVEVLTEEQLSAYSLYMRTLGNRPDLFGQAQYPNASTIKQPTYYDIPPEALKDDKFAAMMEEATKYIGYPYVWGGSSPSTSFDCSGYISWVLNHSGWNVGRQTAQGLYNFCTPVSAAQVKPGDLVFFKGTYDTPGVSHCGIYVGNSIMLHCGDPISYTNLNSKYWQEHFYSYGRLP, translated from the coding sequence TTGAAAGAATTGCAGGCAAAAGCCAAAGTCACCCAGACCATGACCCGTGACGGTCTGGTGGTAGAAAATCAGGCCACTGGTACTGTGGAGAACGTTTCCAGCCGGGAGGCGGAACAGGACTACTCCACGGATGCCGAGGGCAAGGCCGAAAAAATTCTGGAACGGGCCGAGGACATCAAGGACGGGCATGAAAATAAAAAGAAAGCGAAAAAGGCGGCAGAAACCGCGGCCACCGCCGAAAGTGAAGATGGTCTGCACCGTTCCGCTGCCCGTTTGGAATTGACCGAGGAAGAACGGGCAGACCCGGCGTTGCAGCCGTATATCCAAAAGGCGGGAGCGAAAGCCGACAAACTGGATGCAGCCCGCGCCGCTCTGCCGAAGAAGCGTGTCCCGGTCAAGGAAAAAGTTTACGATGCAGCCAGCGGCAAGGCAAAATCCACCCTGCGGTTTGAGCAGCAGGACAAAGGCCCGCCCAGCCTGAAACCAAACCCGGCCAGCCGCCCGCTGCCGGAAGCATTGCTGTTCGCTCACGGAAAAATCCACGAGGTCGAACACGAAAATGTGGGCGTGGAGGGCGGCCACAAAGGTGAAGAACTGGTGGAGCGTCAGACCGCCAAAGCCATCCGCAGCGGCATCCGGCACCACAAGATGAAGCCCTACAAGGCCGTGGAAAAGGCAGAGCGTCAGCTCATGTCTGCCAATGCAGAATACTTTTACCAGAAATCTTTGCGGGACAATCCGCAGATCGCGCAGTCCGCCAGCAACCCCATTTCCCGGATGTGGCAGAAACGGCGTATCAAACAGCAGTATGCCAAAGCTGCACGGCAGGCCGGACAAGCCGCCGCGCAGGGTGCAGCCGCCACCGCAGAGAACGGTTTCCGGGTAACGAAGCTGGCAGCCGAGGGCGGCGAACGAGTGGCCGAATTTGCGGCCCAGAACTGGAAAGCCATTCTGATCGTGGCCGTGTTCGGTCTGCTGGCTCTGCTCCTGATAACAGGGTTGCAGTCCTGCAACGTGATGGCGGGCACCGCTGGAACCGGCGTGACGGCATCCTCTTATTTTTCCAAGGACAAGGATATGCTGGGTGCAGAGAAGGCTTATGCCAAGCTGGAACAAAAGCTGCAACGGTATCTCGACACCTACGAGGCCACCCACAACTATGACGAGTATCATTTTTATCTGGATGAAATCGAGCATGACCCCTATGTGCTGATCTCGATTTTGTCCGCGCTGCATGATGGCGTTTTTACATTGGCCGAGGTGCAGGGCGAACTTGAAATGCTCTTTGAAAAGCAATACATCCTGACCGAGACCGTGACCATGCAGATACGCTACCGTACAAAAATGATGGTCATTATTGGCCCGTATGGTGTGCCGCAAGTTATCACCTACCAAGAACCGTATGAATACTACATCTGCACGGTCAAGCTGAAAAACAAGGATTTGTCCCATTTGCCCGTGGAAGTGCTGACCGAAGAACAACTCAGTGCTTATTCGCTCTATATGCGCACGCTGGGCAACCGGCCGGATTTGTTCGGGCAGGCACAGTACCCCAATGCGTCCACCATCAAGCAGCCCACCTATTACGACATTCCCCCGGAAGCACTAAAGGATGATAAGTTTGCCGCCATGATGGAGGAAGCCACCAAGTACATCGGCTACCCGTATGTGTGGGGCGGCAGTTCGCCCAGCACCAGCTTTGATTGCAGCGGCTACATTTCGTGGGTGTTGAATCACTCCGGCTGGAACGTGGGCCGTCAGACTGCGCAGGGCCTTTACAACTTCTGTACTCCTGTTTCGGCCGCACAGGTCAAACCGGGTGACCTTGTGTTTTTCAAGGGCACCTACGATACCCCCGGCGTGAGCCATTGCGGTATCTATGTAGGCAATTCCATCATGTTGCACTGCGGCGACCCTATCTCTTACACAAACCTCAACTCAAAATATTGGCAGGAACATTTTTATAGCTATGGACGTTTACCGTGA
- a CDS encoding DNA topoisomerase 3 — translation MSFQLVIAEKPSVARSIATVIGAGEKQNGYWQGGGYLVSWCIGHLVSFAEAGQYDEKYCKWRYEDLPILPQPWQFIVPDEKKQQFEIVRALLNRSDVDSVTAATDAGREGELIFRFVYQMASCTKPVKRLWVSSMEDAAIREGFANLRPDSDYDALYQSALCRAKADWLVGINATRLFSVLYHKTLTVGRVQTPTLKMLVDRDAKILRFQKEKYYTVGIQSGSLKAGSGRIASMDEADTLRKACAGASAICSSVKREKKTEQPPKLYDLTTLQREANRLFGFTAKQTLDYAQQLYEKKLLTYPRTDSQYLTEDMGQTAQYLVSDLMGLLPFAQGLDLTPEVGRILNSKKVSDHHAIIPTAEFVKQGFTGLAESEYKLMNLVCSKLLCAVAAPHEYETVTAVFSCAGNEFTAKGKTVLVPGWKEIDQRFRSTMKADGEEETEAMNTLPELVEGQTFSVTADILEHFTSPPKAYTEDTLLSAMERAGAEDMPEDKVNCSAGAREGGLGQAERKGLGTPATRAAILEKLVQMGFVQRKGKQLVPTKDGINLAVVLPESLTSPALTAEWENRLTEIAKGNADPDEFMAEIEAQVRQLVRAYSCISADKQNLFQSERVIIGKCPRCGENVYEGKKNFYCGNRGCQFVMWKNDRFFEQRKKAFTPKIAAALLKNGKAKVKGLYSEKTGKTYDATVLLADTGGKYVNYRVERKE, via the coding sequence ATGAGTTTTCAGCTGGTGATTGCCGAAAAGCCCAGTGTAGCCCGCAGCATTGCCACCGTGATCGGGGCCGGTGAAAAGCAAAATGGCTACTGGCAGGGCGGCGGGTATCTTGTCAGCTGGTGCATCGGGCATCTGGTGTCCTTTGCCGAGGCGGGCCAGTACGATGAAAAATACTGTAAGTGGCGGTATGAGGATTTGCCCATCCTGCCCCAGCCGTGGCAGTTCATTGTCCCAGACGAAAAGAAACAGCAGTTTGAAATCGTCCGCGCCCTGCTCAACCGCTCGGACGTGGACAGCGTGACCGCCGCGACCGACGCTGGCCGGGAGGGAGAACTGATTTTCCGTTTTGTCTACCAAATGGCCAGCTGCACAAAACCTGTGAAGCGGCTCTGGGTTTCCAGCATGGAGGATGCCGCCATCCGGGAGGGCTTTGCAAACCTGCGCCCGGATTCGGATTACGATGCGCTGTACCAATCGGCCCTCTGCCGTGCAAAAGCAGATTGGCTGGTGGGCATCAATGCAACACGGCTGTTTTCGGTGCTGTACCATAAAACCCTGACGGTAGGCCGGGTGCAGACCCCGACACTGAAAATGCTGGTGGACCGGGATGCAAAAATCCTGCGCTTCCAGAAAGAAAAGTATTATACGGTCGGCATCCAGTCCGGCAGCCTGAAAGCGGGCAGCGGACGCATTGCTAGCATGGACGAGGCCGACACTTTGAGAAAAGCCTGTGCCGGGGCATCTGCTATCTGTTCTTCTGTCAAGCGGGAGAAAAAGACAGAACAGCCGCCCAAGCTCTATGACCTGACCACCTTGCAGCGGGAAGCAAACCGCTTGTTCGGATTTACGGCAAAACAGACCCTTGATTATGCCCAGCAGCTTTACGAGAAGAAACTGCTGACCTATCCCCGCACCGACAGCCAATATCTGACCGAGGATATGGGCCAGACAGCACAATATCTTGTGTCTGACCTGATGGGGCTGCTGCCCTTTGCCCAAGGGCTTGACTTGACCCCGGAAGTAGGCCGGATTCTGAACAGCAAAAAGGTATCGGACCACCACGCCATCATTCCCACTGCTGAATTTGTAAAACAGGGTTTCACTGGTCTTGCCGAAAGTGAATACAAGCTGATGAACCTTGTCTGCTCCAAACTGCTCTGTGCGGTGGCCGCACCCCACGAGTACGAAACAGTGACTGCGGTATTTTCCTGCGCCGGGAACGAGTTCACCGCCAAGGGAAAGACGGTGCTTGTCCCCGGCTGGAAAGAGATCGACCAACGGTTCCGCTCCACCATGAAAGCAGACGGTGAAGAAGAAACGGAAGCGATGAACACTCTGCCGGAACTGGTCGAGGGACAGACTTTTTCCGTGACTGCCGATATTTTGGAACACTTCACGTCCCCGCCGAAAGCCTACACCGAAGATACGCTCCTGTCAGCAATGGAGCGGGCCGGGGCCGAGGATATGCCGGAGGACAAGGTGAATTGCTCCGCAGGAGCAAGAGAGGGTGGCCTGGGCCAAGCGGAACGCAAGGGGCTGGGTACTCCGGCCACCCGTGCGGCGATTCTGGAAAAGCTGGTGCAAATGGGCTTTGTGCAGCGCAAGGGCAAACAGCTTGTCCCCACCAAGGACGGCATCAATCTGGCGGTGGTTCTGCCGGAAAGCCTGACCTCTCCCGCTCTGACTGCTGAATGGGAAAACCGTCTGACCGAGATTGCCAAGGGCAATGCAGACCCGGACGAGTTCATGGCCGAAATTGAAGCGCAGGTGCGTCAGCTGGTCAGGGCCTATTCTTGTATCAGTGCAGATAAGCAAAACCTGTTCCAGTCGGAACGGGTTATCATCGGCAAGTGTCCCCGGTGTGGTGAAAACGTCTACGAGGGCAAGAAAAACTTCTACTGCGGAAATCGTGGCTGTCAGTTCGTGATGTGGAAGAATGACCGCTTCTTTGAGCAGCGCAAAAAGGCGTTCACCCCGAAGATCGCCGCCGCTCTGCTCAAAAACGGTAAGGCAAAGGTAAAGGGCCTCTACTCCGAGAAAACAGGCAAAACCTATGATGCAACGGTGCTTCTGGCAGATACGGGAGGCAAGTACGTCAATTACCGGGTAGAGCGCAAAGAGTAA
- a CDS encoding transposon-transfer assisting family protein codes for MNFSVEEENLICMYHTSDRRRTMARMLTALPDMDTEMRRLANGTIAKLERMTDVDFDGQRFDFTGE; via the coding sequence ATGAATTTCAGCGTGGAAGAAGAAAATTTGATCTGTATGTACCACACCTCTGACCGCCGCCGAACGATGGCGCGGATGCTGACCGCCCTGCCGGATATGGACACGGAAATGCGGCGGCTGGCAAACGGCACCATTGCAAAGTTGGAGCGCATGACCGATGTTGACTTTGACGGACAGCGGTTTGATTTTACGGGTGAATAA
- a CDS encoding YodL domain-containing protein: protein MSELFSIQLQNRQQQSRDGVWLDLPTTTEQVQAALRQIGISSDNPQGLFISGYFAEEEKRFAISYNMVLASNVDELNFLASRLETLSTGERAELNAALQAPQSELFSIGRITDFPENVDYYVHLPDVHGPAQLGDYYLNRSGMVNMPEEWKGGIDTAQFGRYVAQQEQGVFTEYGYLVKSGDAWQKVHESQPVPEEYRVLSFPAPEVLRDSANIPPPVQPETEPQKVIPIILNGKDSAERMKEITDRLETGIQELFDSDRYKAYLTTMAKFHNYSFNNTLLIAMQGGQLVAGFNKWKDTFHRTVKKGEKGIKILAPAPYKVKQKMEKRDEQGKPILDKDGKPLTEEKTVQIPAFKVVSVFDVSQTEGEPLPSIAVNELSGSVQDYQDFFKALEQSSPVPIGFEDIEGGAHGYFHLLDNRIAIQEGMSQLQTIKTAIHEIAHAKLHAIDPDDPEQANRPDSRTREVQAESVAYAVCQHYGLDTSEYSFGYVAGWSSGRELAELKASLEIIRSAAHELISALDEHLAELRQQREADLSAAQEAAFALDNGSTLFIQTCDSGYDYTLYGPDNKALDGGQLDAPGLTLPDAGQEALNLLGQTAAVSEVLLGDKLAALQEAAEKANEIPAPVKIPDPAAEPTVTILWSESDKLQDGEIMPLSVANRVFEELDTAQHTDREKDGYTGGWYDKTAFRIDFTLNGQPDNYEGRQDFGDGDGSLIQHIQSYHEYYAKDENWKNFVLHNKGPEAWEQDKAEREMVLTEFIPYLKQHCNLSAMEQAATAALREGQNISPEQAAYYNTVVAYVQDCRPLLNQGQYNLPEPPKLADFDQSLQDYKAQVQTEITQEAAAAGMTVEEYAAAGFEAPQQDGFSIYQLRNEDSTRDYRFEPYDRLQAAGLTVDKANYTEVYAAPLAAGTTLEDIYRTFNVDHPADFKGHSLSISDVVVLHQNGQDTAHYCDSVGFQQVPEFLRENPLRTAELSTEQNENMIDGVLNNAPSLGELEAKAKAGEQISLTDLAAAVKAEEKAPKAKKSRTAKPKKPSIRAQLDAAKKEQSKQTLPREKTRELEV, encoded by the coding sequence ATGAGCGAATTATTTTCCATCCAGCTGCAAAATCGGCAGCAGCAAAGCAGGGATGGTGTCTGGCTAGACCTGCCCACCACAACCGAACAGGTACAAGCGGCCCTGCGGCAAATCGGCATTTCGTCCGATAATCCGCAGGGCCTTTTCATTTCCGGCTACTTTGCCGAGGAAGAAAAGCGTTTTGCAATTTCTTATAACATGGTGCTGGCATCCAATGTGGACGAACTGAACTTTCTGGCATCACGACTGGAAACACTCTCTACCGGGGAACGCGCAGAGCTGAACGCCGCCCTGCAAGCCCCGCAGAGTGAGCTTTTCAGCATCGGGAGAATCACCGACTTTCCCGAAAACGTGGACTACTATGTGCATCTGCCGGATGTGCACGGGCCTGCCCAGCTAGGAGATTACTACCTGAATCGCTCCGGCATGGTGAATATGCCGGAAGAATGGAAAGGCGGCATCGACACGGCGCAGTTCGGCCGGTATGTGGCCCAGCAGGAGCAGGGCGTGTTTACCGAGTATGGCTACCTTGTCAAAAGCGGGGACGCGTGGCAGAAAGTCCACGAGAGCCAGCCTGTGCCGGAGGAATACCGGGTACTGTCCTTTCCTGCGCCGGAAGTTTTGCGAGATTCGGCCAACATCCCGCCACCTGTTCAGCCTGAAACGGAACCGCAGAAAGTTATTCCCATTATCCTAAACGGCAAGGACAGCGCGGAACGGATGAAAGAAATTACGGACCGGCTGGAAACAGGGATTCAAGAGCTGTTCGACAGCGACCGCTACAAAGCCTACCTCACCACGATGGCGAAATTCCACAATTACAGCTTCAACAACACCTTGCTGATCGCCATGCAGGGCGGCCAACTGGTGGCGGGCTTCAACAAGTGGAAAGACACGTTCCACCGCACCGTGAAGAAAGGCGAAAAAGGTATCAAAATCCTTGCCCCTGCGCCGTATAAGGTGAAGCAGAAGATGGAAAAGCGGGACGAACAGGGCAAGCCGATTCTGGATAAGGATGGAAAGCCGCTGACGGAAGAAAAGACGGTGCAGATTCCGGCTTTCAAGGTAGTGTCCGTGTTCGATGTCAGCCAGACCGAGGGCGAACCTCTGCCCTCTATCGCGGTGAATGAACTGTCCGGCAGCGTGCAGGACTACCAAGATTTTTTCAAGGCATTGGAGCAGTCATCCCCGGTGCCCATCGGGTTTGAGGACATCGAGGGCGGGGCGCATGGTTATTTTCATCTGCTCGACAACCGTATTGCCATCCAAGAGGGCATGAGCCAGTTACAGACCATCAAGACAGCCATCCATGAGATTGCCCATGCCAAGCTGCACGCCATCGACCCAGACGACCCGGAACAGGCCAACCGCCCGGACAGCCGCACCCGCGAGGTGCAGGCCGAAAGCGTGGCCTATGCCGTCTGCCAGCATTACGGGCTGGACACGTCCGAGTATTCCTTTGGCTATGTGGCCGGGTGGAGTTCCGGCCGGGAACTGGCCGAACTGAAAGCCTCTCTGGAAATTATCCGCAGCGCAGCCCATGAACTGATCTCTGCGCTGGACGAACATCTGGCAGAACTGCGCCAGCAGCGGGAAGCAGACCTTTCCGCTGCACAGGAGGCCGCATTTGCATTGGATAACGGCAGTACCCTGTTCATCCAGACCTGTGATTCCGGCTATGACTACACCCTGTACGGCCCGGACAATAAAGCTCTGGACGGCGGGCAGTTGGACGCGCCCGGTTTGACCCTGCCGGATGCCGGGCAGGAAGCGCTTAATCTGTTGGGGCAGACAGCCGCAGTGTCGGAAGTCCTGTTGGGCGACAAGCTGGCGGCGTTACAAGAGGCGGCGGAAAAGGCCAACGAAATTCCCGCACCCGTTAAAATTCCAGACCCCGCCGCAGAACCTACGGTCACGATTCTTTGGAGCGAAAGTGACAAGCTGCAGGACGGCGAAATCATGCCGCTGTCCGTGGCAAACCGCGTCTTTGAAGAACTGGACACCGCCCAGCACACGGACCGGGAAAAGGACGGCTACACGGGCGGCTGGTACGACAAGACCGCATTCCGTATTGATTTTACCCTGAACGGCCAGCCGGACAACTACGAGGGGCGGCAGGATTTCGGGGACGGGGATGGCTCCCTGATTCAGCACATTCAGAGTTACCACGAATACTACGCCAAGGACGAAAACTGGAAAAATTTTGTTCTGCACAACAAAGGCCCGGAAGCGTGGGAACAAGACAAGGCAGAGCGGGAAATGGTGCTGACCGAGTTTATCCCGTACCTCAAACAACATTGCAATCTTTCGGCCATGGAGCAGGCAGCCACCGCCGCTTTGCGGGAGGGACAGAACATTTCGCCGGAACAGGCTGCCTATTACAACACTGTTGTGGCCTATGTGCAGGACTGCCGCCCGCTGCTTAACCAAGGCCAGTATAACTTGCCGGAACCGCCCAAGCTGGCTGACTTTGACCAGAGCTTGCAGGATTACAAGGCACAGGTGCAGACCGAGATCACGCAGGAAGCGGCTGCTGCCGGAATGACCGTAGAGGAATACGCAGCGGCAGGCTTTGAAGCACCGCAGCAGGACGGCTTTTCCATCTACCAGCTGCGCAATGAGGATTCCACCCGCGATTACCGTTTTGAGCCCTACGACCGCCTGCAGGCTGCCGGTTTGACCGTGGACAAGGCCAACTATACGGAAGTATACGCCGCGCCGCTGGCTGCGGGTACCACATTGGAGGACATCTACCGCACATTCAATGTGGACCATCCGGCAGATTTCAAGGGACACTCGCTGTCTATTTCGGATGTGGTGGTGCTGCACCAGAATGGGCAGGACACCGCCCACTACTGCGACAGTGTGGGCTTTCAGCAGGTGCCGGAGTTCTTACGGGAAAACCCGCTGCGCACCGCAGAGCTTTCCACCGAACAGAACGAAAACATGATTGACGGTGTGCTGAACAATGCGCCCTCTTTAGGTGAGTTGGAAGCCAAAGCAAAGGCCGGGGAACAAATTTCTCTGACGGACCTTGCCGCCGCAGTCAAGGCCGAGGAAAAGGCACCGAAAGCCAAGAAGTCCCGCACCGCAAAACCGAAAAAGCCGTCCATCCGGGCACAGCTGGATGCCGCAAAAAAGGAGCAGAGCAAACAAACACTGCCACGGGAAAAGACAAGGGAATTGGAGGTGTAA